From the Burkholderia sp. WP9 genome, the window GCGAACAGGCAGCGGAGCGTCGATCAGCGCAGCCGTGTCAGTCCAGCCAGCCGCGTTGCCGCGCATGGTCGATGAAACGGTACACGTCGGCGGCGAGGTCGGACGCTCTGAACAGATCTTCCAGTTCACCGATAATGTCGTCCAGTTCGCGTGTCCCGTCGCAGCGCACGAGAATTTCCCCCGCGCTCGGATTGAGATTCACGGTGCCATCTGGAGAGAGCAGCACGTAGGTATCCCGAACGCCTTCCCATTGCAGGCGGAACTTCGTGCGCAAACAGGGCCGAAGGCTGGCGTAATGGTCGTGATGCGGGGCATTCATACGGGTTACGCCTTTAAGATCTCTTCGAGCATCAGCCCGAGCCGGCAATTCTGGTCTTCATGGGCCATGTTCCGGGCGCCGTCACGCTCGCTCACATAAAGCGAGCGGCGTGCGGCGTTTTATCGTTGCTTTAGCGATTGGCGATATACATCGTGATTTCAAAACCGAAACGCAGATCGGAATAGGCGGGGGTGGTCCATTGCATGACTGTCTCCTTGAATAAAACATGTGATTGAAGAACCGCATAGGTGAAGCGGCCGTGTCGATTAACGCAAAGTCTGTGCCGGGAGAATAGAGCCAAGTTGGAAGCTGTGAAGGACGCGCCGAATGATTAGCATGTCGAATGGACAAAAAAAATAATCGATGTGTGCTGTGACGTCGCGTGTTCCGCGCTCGGACCGGGCGCGGAACACCTGTTCATTTCAGTTACAGCACTGTTGCAAATTGGAGCAGTTGTGACACCTACGAGTCAGGCCGCGTTTTCCGAGTCGCTCAAACCCTGCAACGGCAGCTTTCTATAAATCGTGTTGCGCGAGATGCCAAGCGCGCGAGCGGCCGCCGACACATTGCCGCCATGTTGTGCCACGGCTTGGGCAATGACGCTGGTGGCGACGTCTTCAAGACGTCCGCTTGGCAGCGGTAAGGCTTCTGTGCTGGCCGTGCCCGGCGCGGTAGCCGTGCGCAAGCCGTCGAAGAAATCGTCTGGCAAATGCTCGCGGCGAATCTCGCCGTCCGCATCGACCATGGCCGCCGCCGTGCGCAGAAGATTGCCCAACTGCCTGAAATTGCCCGGCCATGCGCATTGCTCGAACAGCGCCATCACGTCCGGGGCAACGCTCAGGCGCTGCCCTTCGCTGCTCTCGGCAGACGCGCATTGCAGCATCTTCTGGATGACGGCGGACAGATCCGTGCGCTCGCGCAGCGGCGGCAGTTTGACCACCATGCCGTTCAGGCGGTAGTACAGATCCTCGCGAAACCGGTTCTGCGCAATCATCTCACGCAGGTCGCGGTGGGTCGCGCAGATCACGGCGATATCGACCGGTATCGACTTCGATGAGCCAAGCGGATTGACAAGCCGTTCCTGCAACACGCGCAGCAAGCGCACCTGCAACGGATAGGGCATGTCGCCGATTTCGTCGAGGAACAGCGTGCCGCCATTGGCTTGCAGCAGTTTGCCGATGGCGCCCTTGCGCCGCGCGCCCGTGAACGCGCCTTCCTCGTAGCCGAACAACTCGGACTCGATCAGCGTTTCCGGTATCGACGCGCAGTTGACCGCGACGAACGAGCCGGAGCGTCGCGGCGAGTCGTTGTGAATCGCCTGCGCGAGCAGTTCCTTGCCGGTTCCGGTCTCACCGGTGATCAGGATCGGTATGTCCTTGCCGATCACCTTGCGGATTTTGCCGATGACTGCCGTGATCTGGGGGTCGCCCGTGTCGAGGTAGCTGAGTCTCGACAACGCACCCGCGGCTGGCGTCGCCGCTTCCGCGCGCTGGGCCGTGCGCGTCTCGCGGGTTTCCTGCGGCAGCGAGCTCGCCTCGGTGCGAGTGTCGCGGCGGAATTCGACGTGCGCGCAGACCACCGCGCCAGTGTGCAGGTTCAGCGATAAATGCCGGTCCCGGCTGACTCGCCGGTGATCGAGTAGTTGCGCGCTCGTGAGACCGAATAACGACGACAGCGTATGCGCGCGCAAGCCCGCGAGCGGCATGCCCAACTGGAATTGCGCACTGCGATTGGCGGACAGGAAACGGCCGTCGCAGGTGAATGCGGCGATGCCTTCCATCAAGGTGCCGAGAAATTCAGGGCGGCCGTGAAAGGCGATTTGCAAGGTTTCGCGAAAGGTGCTCGTAAACAGATGATTCTCGATCATCTGCACGGACATTTTCGCCAGCGCCATGGTGTGCTGGTGATAGCTGCGATAGTCGCCGGTGACATCGAGCACGCCGATCAGATCGCCGTATGGATCGAGGATCGGCACACTGGAGCAGGTGAGAAAGCGATTGGCCGCCAGATAGTGCTGCTCGCCGTGGATGGCGGTTGGGCATCGCTCGGCGAGCGCCGTGCCGATTGCGTTCGTGCCTTGGCGGTCCTCGGCCCAGTTGGCGCCCGGGCGCAGCGCGACTTTCTCGGCGCGCCGCAGAAAGTCGTCGTCGCCGATCGAATGAAGAATCAGGCCTTCGGCGTCGGTCAGCACGATCATGCTCTGCGTGTTGACGATCTGCTCATGCAGCGTTTCCATCACCGGCGTGGCATGTGCGCAGAGCACACGGCTTTGTTCCAGCTTCAACGAAAGCTCGGCCGCGGGCAGGACGTCGTAGTCCGGCCGCATCAGCGCGCTCAAGCCGAAAGTTTCGGAGCGTTCGTGGGATTTCTGAATCGACGGTGTGAGCCAGCCGGGCTCATGGGCCGTCATTGGCGCTACAGCGTGATAGACCTCATCGCGCATTGTCTCCTCCTGCTGGTCAGCCCCGTTCGTTTTGCCGGGGTCGTGCGGGTACTCCAACAAGCAAGTCATATGCCAGTGAAGAGTTTCGCGGAGTCGGCGGTTGTTCCTGCCATCGCCTTGATGGGGCCGCTGAATTGAGCGTCAACGGAACACGTCGTCTGGATACCCGCGGTCAGTGTGTATGTTCGTGCCGAAACCCGTAGCGGGTTTGATCTGACTCAAACCATGTCCTCGGGGAAGCGATCCGGGCGACTCAATACATTGAGCCGCGCTTGCGGCGCTTATAGGGACCGGTGTGTGGCCTGGCGCTTAGCCGTAGCGTGTGCGTGAGTTTCATGGTGTTCCGCGAGGCGGACAACGGACATGAAATTTTCCCGCAATCGAGCCACGGAAGGGGTGAAAGCAGGTGGATTGCCATGAACGGGGAGAGACGTGACATCGTGAACAGGATGAGCGATCGGAGCGAATGCATAACGTCTTAACCATTCACCATACCCGCGCACCAGAAAGCCTCCCGAGCGATCGATGTATTGCTGGCGGGACGTTTCATACACTTTCCGAAGCGCAAACCAGGGCACTTGGGGAAGGTCATGGTGTACTGCGTGATAGTTATTGTTCAGAAACAGCAGACGCCAGAACCACGCCGCTTCGTTGACGACGGTGCGATGCTCGTGCGCGTGCGCCGTACGATGTTCCTGGAACGAGCGGACCGAACCCAGCGACAGCGATCCATATCCCACACCGACAATAAAGACCCACGCCGGGACCGCGCAAACATGTTGCAGCCAGGCGGTGAGCGCGGCGAGTGCGGCGAAGTGCGCAAGCCACACCGGCACATCGCGCCATTCACCACGTTTGATCTGACGGAGCGCATCGACACCGGTTGCGGCGATGGCGAACGCGGGCCCGACCAGCAGGCGGCCGATAAACGTATTACGGAAGGTCAGCAGCGCACGAATCGCCCAACCCGCGCGTCGCCACGCGCTAGCGCTGACGAAGTAACTCTCGGGATCGCGCTCGGGATGCGTGAGATACGCATCGTCGTGATGTCGAAGATGCGAATCGCGGTAAATGCCATACGGAAAGCACACGGCGAGCGGCGCGAAACCGAGCAGCGCGTTGACGAACGGCGAACGCGTGGGGTGGCCGTGCAGCAGTTCATGCTGCAATGACATGTACCACGTGCCGAGCACAGCCAGCAGGAGCGTAGTAAGCGGTAAGCCGAGGTCGCGCACATGTGTCGCCACGCTGAACCATCCGCCATAGATCGTCACGATCAGCGCCCAGGTTGGCCATTGCGTGCGCCATGTCCAGCTTGTCGCGAGGCGGGCGAGTGTGTTGCGTTGCGTGTCGTCGAGGTAAATCGCCATGAAAGGGATCGGTCGGAATGCAGGTTCAGACCGATCCTACGGACCCCCGAGCATTGCCAGAACCAATTTGTTCAGCAATGCATCTGCTAAAACGTGCATAGCGGCGCCAGCTTGCGCGCGGCGGGCCGCCTAGCCTCGTTGGTCAGGCGCTTACCGGGCGTCCGCCACGCGGCACGCGTGATCGAGCAGGCCTTCGGCCGAGCCGTTGCCGTTCTCCACGTCGATCCCGCTGTTCACGACCAGCCAGCCGTCTTTTTCCGCGGAAGGCCCCGCACCCGTCACGAGGATGGTTTGCGTGGCCATCGTCCCGGCCCCCTGATTGTCCCGCGCGACGATGTGAAACGGATTGTCAGCGTGCGTGAGCGCGCTCACGCGCATGATGCGGTAACGGTTGCCGTCGAGCGTATCCCAATGCCATTCGTCAGGCGCATCTTTCGCGTGCCGTGCGAGCGCTTCACTGATAGCGCCGCGCATGCAATCGATATGAATATGCAACTGGTTTTGCGAGCGGCGGTATTGCGAGTTGATCTCGAGGCCGAGTTGATTGTCCGGCAGATCACGCTTGACCGACTTCTCGACGTAGGTCCGCGCGTTCCAGGCGTCGGCCCAATAGTCCTGCGCGTGCGGCGCGAGCACGAGTGGGCTTTCAATGCCGGTGATACGGTCGGTTGGAATCAATAGATACTGCGACCGTCCGACAATATCCTTCAGGATAGCGTAGCGTTTGTCCAGGTCGACTGCCGTGCATTGGCCCGGCGTGCCGGTGGCCTGTTGCGACGGCACACAGCGCAGGTCGACAATTTTCCACAGCGCATTCGAGTCGATTGTGGCGAGGCGCGCGCATGCGCTTGCAGCCAGCGCGACGGCTAACGTGGCCACGATTCGCGCACCGTAGCGAAAGCGGGCCCGTCTGCGGTGGGCGGGCGTTGGTGTTTTCATCGGCGGCAGAGTCAAATTTTTTAGAGTTGTCGCGAAGGTTGTTTCGGTATCAGAGCAACGGCGCCGGCAGCGCGCCGAGGATCTGCTCGAAGGCGACGCCGATGGCAAGAAGGCGCCGGTCCTCACCGAGTGGCCCATCCAGTTCCAGTCCAACCGGCAGGCCGCCCGCCGTCATGCCCGCCGGCAGCGAAAGTCCCGGAATGCCCGAGGTGCTGGCCGGATCGGTGTTGCGCAGGAACGCGTCCATCGTGTCGATCGGCGGCGATCCGTCTATGGATACCGTCGACGAGCCGTTCACGTCGTCGATCGGCACGGCGGCGAGGCGCGTGGTCGGAAACAGCAGCGCGTCGAGGCGTTCATCGGCGAAGGTCGCGGCAACGTATTGCTGCAAGCGCGGCCGCCAGTCACTCAGCGCCGCGTCGTAGTGCTCGCCGAGGACATCGGCGAGTACGCCGTCGTAGATCGCGCGCACGTCCGGGCTCGCGATGCGGGCCGCCATGTCGACGACGGTTCTGACCGGCGCATCATTGGCGACGAGCCAGGCGAGCACGTCGTCGCGCACCTCATGGATCGCAATCGGGCCGCCCACCATGCCATTCAGACCGTTCAACTCGCTCATTGCCACGGGCACGAACACCACGCCCGCCGCTTCGAGCCTCTTCAACGCGGCACGCGCGACGTCCTCCACCTGCCGTTCGAGCCCTTCCCACAGCGGCGCGGGCAAGCCGATGCGCAAGCTGTTCAGCGCGAGGACCGGCAACGCGCCGGCGCCGGTGATCACGCCGTCGAGCAGCGCGATATCGGCGACGGTGCGCGCCATCGGCCCCACCGTGTCGCGCGTATGGCTGATCGGCACCACGGCGTCCGGATCGTGATAGCGCCGCTCGGCGCCGCCGTTGCCGACCGACGGACGAAACCCCACGGTGCCCGTCAACGCGGCGGGGATGCGGGTCGAACCGCCCGTGTCGGTGCCGAGGCCCGCCGGCGCGATACGCGCGGCAATCGCCGCCGCCGTGCCGCCGGACGAGCCGCCCGGAATCAGCGTGGGATCGTAGGGATTGCGCACCGGCCCGGCGTGCGAGGCGAGGTTCGTGCTCGTAATGCCGAATGCCAGTTCGTGCATATTGGCTTTGCCGAGTATGATCGCGCCCGCGTCGATGAGGCGCTGCACCGAGGGCGCATTGGACTTTGGCACGAAGCCCGCGAGCGCCGGGGTGCCCGCCGAGGTTTGCAAGCCGGCGGTGTTGATGTTGTCTTTCACGACAATGGCGAGGCCTGCGAGAGGCAAGCGCACCTTGTCGGCCGCGGGCAGTGCGTCGATGCGCCGCGCGGCGGCGAGCGCGCCGTCGAGGTCGAGCGTGGTGAGCGCATTGAGGCTCGAGAGCGCCGCCGCTCGCGCGAGCAGGGTGGCCACATAGTCGGCGGCCTTCAGGCGGCCGGACTGGATCGCGGCAACGGCTTGCGTGGCGCTCAGCGCGAGTTGTTCATCAACGGTCCATGTCATGGCCGGTGTCTCCTTCGTCTTATGTCGGTGTCCGGCGCGAGGGTTTCATGAAGCGCAGGGCGAGACGCGCGAGCGTCGGCACCAGCTTGGGACGCAACAGTCTTGCATCGTAGCCGCTCATGCGCCGGTCATTTTCCGCGAGGCACAACGCGAACAGGTCGCGCGCGTTCATGGCTTCGCCGATCACGCCGCTGCTCGCGGGAAGAAAATTCGAATCGTGCGCCATGCCTTCAGCGTCGATACCTTTCGCGATCGCCACACGCTGCCAGACCAGCACCACCCAGATCGCGGCTACGCGCAACGCGTGCCACGGTCTGCGCCACAGCGGCATGGTGCGGCGATGCCACGCCACCCAGTTGATGAAAAACAGGATGTGGCGCGCCTCTTCCTGAATCACGGGCTCGAAAGTCTCGACCAGCGCCTCGGGGAAAAAGCCTGACTGCTGCGCCGAGCGGAACAGCCCGAACGCAAAGAAACTGTCGATGCACTCGCTATAGCCCGTGCGCATCCATTCCCACTCGGCGTCGCGCGGGACGGGATAGGGTGGCTCGGGTGCGATCTCGATCCCGTAGGCGGCAATCAGCTTCGAGAGCACGTGCTTGTGACGTGCTTCTTCGTCGCCGTCCATGGTGATCGCTTCGCGCAGCAGGGGATCGCTCAATTGCGCGGCATAGGTATGCACGGCGATCGACGCGCGGCCTTCGGTCTGCACCGCGATGTCCCAGATCGGCAGCGCGCACAGCCGTTCGAGCGCATCCGGCGGCAACGCCGGCCAGTCGATCACGGCCGGCTTATAGGGGTTGTGGGTTTCAAGCAGCATGCGGCAAAACATCTGCTTGTGCGCCTCGGAACCGATCTTCACGCGGGCGGGGCCGTGGAAGGTCCAATGGCGCAGGGTGCGGTCTTCGGCAACATCTGTCAGTGTGTCGGACATGGCAGGCGTACAGAGGGCGAACTCGATGTGTCGCCTATTCTGGCACAACCTTTCAAATTCCGACGTCGAGCGGCGCACGCCTCGCGGCGCCGCTCCCGACGCGCATGATGCGCTTGAAGCGAGAGGCGTTACTGGTGGTTATCGATCCACATGCGTCCCCAGCGGAATGCGTAGGCAAGAGCGTGCTCTTCGTCGAAGAAGTAATCGAGCGCGTCGAATGAATACGCCTGAGCGTGGCTCGCGGAAGTTTTCTCGATGGTCAGGTTGGCGGCGAACAGGCCATTGGGAAGCTGTTGTGCGGCCGGTGCAACTTCATAACCCTTGTAGCGAATATGTGCGTTCATGATTTTTGACAGTCAGTGTCCCCGCGTGCGTTGCGAGAAGGCCGGCTCGTCGGACGCAACCCGTAGCGTCACGCGGCCGGTAAATCAGCGGGCAGGTCAAAGACTAGGCCGCGCTGCGCAGCGGGTGAACCAATCAATCGTCGTTAGCAAATCAGCAGGCAGGTTAGGAGTAGCCCCGATCGGATCATATGCGCTGTGTTCGAGCACACTATCCGGCGTTGTGGATCGCGGGTCTGTTATGTGCCGCACGGTTTGCACGAACGACGACGACCGCCGTGGCCGCCCGGGCGGATCCACGGCGTCGTGAGACGGTAGGCAGAGAAGGGAACTAAACCGAGGGAGTTAAACCGAGGGAATCAAACCGCGTGCAGCAGGCGTGCGGACGGCGTGTCCTTGAGCGCGCTGCCGATCGGCGCGGCGTCCGGCGTGCGATGCGCGTTGAACGCCAGCGCGAATTGCGCGGCTTGCTGGCCGACCGTGGCGAGCTGATCGACGACCTTCGCGTCGGAACAGGTGTCGACGGTATCGAAGCGCGTTTCCAGCGTGTTGATGCCGGCGCCGAACGGCGTGGGCCAGCCGCGCAACGCGTGAACGATCGAGCGCAACGACGTCAGCACCGAGCCGGCGGCTTGCCAGCCGTAAGCCGTGACGATACAGCCGACCGCGCGGCCGTCCAGATACGGGCGTTCGTCGGCGCGCAGTTCTTCCAGCGTGTCGAGCGCGTTCTTGACGAGACCGGATACGCCGCCGTGATAGCCCGGTGTGGCGATGATCAGCGCGTCCGCGTGGCGCACGGCCTCGATCAGTTCGAGCTGCTCGTCCGTGCGGTGGGGCTGTTCCGGAGCATAGTGAGGCAAGCTATGCAGGAAGGTGCCGCCGAACAGGCGGGTGTTCGCGCCGGCGGCTTGCGCGCCACGCAACGCGAAGCCGAGTGCGCGCTCGGTCGACGAAGCGGCGCGCGTCGTGCCGCCAATGCCGACGACGAGCGGCCGGCGAGAATGATCGAAACTGGTCAACGAAATGCTCCTTCGGTAGCGGCTCACGATGCGCCGGCGCGGGGCTGCGCGCAGCGGACCGGGGCGAACCGGACTTTGAAGTGTCATCTTAATGAGCGCGGGGCGCGGCACGAAGCGACTTTTTGTTCTAACGATATAACCGCGCGGCGTGTTGGCGCAGTGGCGGTGCGCCCGCCGCCGGCACGGCGGGGGCATGTAACACGCCCTGCAATGCACTTGAGGCCGCGCCGGATAAGCATATGGCGAAGCATTGGTTGGGCGCGCGACAACGGGCGGCTATGATCGAATCGTCTCCTCCATGACATCTCCTTGACATGGGATTCGGCCTCGCCACGCCAGTGGCGGGGCCTTTTTTTATCCGGCGAGCGAGCAGCGCCCGCGCGGACCGCTTCACGATAAAGCCGTTTTTTGCATGCTACGATGGTCCGCGAAGCGAATCACCGCGAGGTCGAGCAAGCAATGGCAACCCTTTATGACACCCTCGGCGTGCCCACGCACGCCACGGACGAAGAAATCAAGCGGGCCTACCGGAAGGCCGCGATGAAGTGGCATCCCGACCGAAATGGCGGCGCCGAGGAAGTTGCGCGCGCCACCTTCCAGGAAATCAAGGACGCGTATGCGATCCTCTCCGACGCCGCGCAACGCAAGGTGTACGACTCGGTCTACGCCGAGCAGATGCGCGGCTGGGAAGCGCAACGCGCTCGCCAGCAGCAGGCCCGCGCCGAGCGCGAAGCGGCGGCGCGGGCCGCTGAAGAGGCCGCGTATGCGGAGATGGTCTCGCTAGCCATGCGTTTCGCCGATGATGGCCACAACCGCGACGTGCTGTTCGGCGTGCTGCTTGGGCGTCGATGCGAGGCGCGGCGAGCCGCGCAGATCGCGGATAGCGTGTCGGCGCTGCAGATCTCGCGCCGTGAAGCTGCGAAGGCAAAAGCGAACGCGGCGGCCGATACGGTCAATGCGCCCGAGGCTGCCGATATTGCCGATGTATCAGCGCAGCCCGAAACCACGTCTGCGAAACAGGACGGCGCGACGCAAGCCGCGCAGGCCAACCGCACCGCTCCTGACAAGCGTGCGGAACCCGCAGCCGAAGCTCATCCGGCGGGTGTCTTCGAAGGCTTGTGGTTTCAGTTTCTCAATGGATTGCGGTTTTAACCTGTCGCGTTTCGGGCCGAGTTTCGGGCCGAAACAGGAGCCCTCGAATCGCAGCCATGTGAGGAATAGCGCCTTGGCCGCTAGACCATAGAGGTAGACCGAATTGATATAGAGAGCAGGCTTTAGCGCCCGAATTTGCGCTTCTAGAATTAAAAACATGGCCGTGGAATGCGAGGTCCGATCACGGCAAGTAAGAGCGATGCCTGCTCATTGCCACGCGAACCGCTTCGCTCGATTTCCACGCAGTCGATCCCTAGAGGCACGACGGCCATGTTCACTTTCATCGTAGTCGTTGCGGTGGCGGCGTTTATTCCCTACGTCGCGGCACCCGGTATTGCCAATGGCGTGAAGGCGATCAGCACGCCGCCCGCGGCGATGTTGTTCGACACTCCGCCCGCACCGGCGGCCGGCGGAAGCGATGCAGCCAACCGGATCGTGTCCGGTCAGCGCGAGACCGACGCTTCCGTCTGAAACGTGCGCGTTTCGGTTGCTCTCGAATGAAGGCTCAATGAAAGCTTTGCGCGTGCGCTGGTACACTTCGGGACGGCGCAGCGCACGGTGTCCGTGAATGAAACTCCCCTGGTACAAATTCTCGTGGCGCAACAAATTTGATCATCGTAGTGTCACGAGGGCGCAAGACTGAGCCGGCAGAATTGCAGATAGAACCAAAAAAATACAGGGTACGGGGTAAGCGTGACCAGAAAATATAAGGTGCTGTTTCTCTGTCGCGAGAATTCGGCACGCAGCATCATCGCCGAAGCTCTATTGAGGGAACTGGCGGGACACCGGTTCGACGCATTCAGCGCGGGACCGGAGCCGGCCGCCCGGGTTCATCCATTCGCGGTCGCGCAATTGCGGCCAGGCATCTCGGATCTCGGCGTGCTCAGCCCGAAAAGCTGGCTGGAATTCACCGGGGAATGGGCGCCGCGCATGGACCTCGTCATCGCGCTGGACGACTCCGTCGACGCACGCCATGCGCCCGCGTTTCCGGGTGCACCACCGTCGTGCATCTGGAATTTCGCCGATCCGCTCGCCGTGGAAATCTCCGAGTCCGAACGCGTGCGCCTGTTCGACAAGGTGTTCTGGCAAATCGTGCGGCAGGTCAGTGGGTTTATCGAACTGCCGGAATACGCAACGCCGCCATCGGCCACGGTCAACGCGGCATCGATTTGCGCGCCCATCGTTTCGGCGCACGGCGCCACCACTTGCGACGCGTAATCGCTATCCGGCTCCGCTGCGGACACGACTGCGCCCAAAGCAAAACGTCACGCAAGGTCACCGCACGGATTGCGCGGAAGTCGGCGGGTCGCCAACGGCTGCATGCGGTTAGCGCGCGAAGCCCGGTCTTTCATGGCGTTATGCCGCTCAATCATTAGCGTGAGCCCGCACGGTGCGGTGGCTCAGCGGTGGTTCAGCGATTGTTCGAGCGCGCGAGCGGACTGCCTGCGAACGGATCATTTTGCCAGTCCACACGTTTTTTCGGCTGCGGCGCGGGCGCCGGCGCCGGCGCGGCCGACAACTCGAAGTGATCGATAGACTGCCCCGCGCTGATGGCCTGTTTCAGCCACTGGGGCATCTCGCCCTGGCCGTCCCAGCTATCTCCGGTCGCGCTACGGTAGCGTTCGCCCTTTTTCGCAGCCGGCTCGGACGCCAGTACTGCAGCAAGGTCTTCTGGTTTGATACCAAACTCTTCCATGCGGTGGCGGAGATACGCAATCATGCTATCTCGCTTCCTTTCGTCCATAAGATATTCGTCCTTCTAAAGCGTCCAGCGTTCTGTCAATTACAGATTGC encodes:
- the pqqD gene encoding pyrroloquinoline quinone biosynthesis peptide chaperone PqqD — its product is MNAPHHDHYASLRPCLRTKFRLQWEGVRDTYVLLSPDGTVNLNPSAGEILVRCDGTRELDDIIGELEDLFRASDLAADVYRFIDHARQRGWLD
- the pqqA gene encoding pyrroloquinoline quinone precursor peptide PqqA, which encodes MQWTTPAYSDLRFGFEITMYIANR
- a CDS encoding sigma-54-dependent Fis family transcriptional regulator, yielding MRDEVYHAVAPMTAHEPGWLTPSIQKSHERSETFGLSALMRPDYDVLPAAELSLKLEQSRVLCAHATPVMETLHEQIVNTQSMIVLTDAEGLILHSIGDDDFLRRAEKVALRPGANWAEDRQGTNAIGTALAERCPTAIHGEQHYLAANRFLTCSSVPILDPYGDLIGVLDVTGDYRSYHQHTMALAKMSVQMIENHLFTSTFRETLQIAFHGRPEFLGTLMEGIAAFTCDGRFLSANRSAQFQLGMPLAGLRAHTLSSLFGLTSAQLLDHRRVSRDRHLSLNLHTGAVVCAHVEFRRDTRTEASSLPQETRETRTAQRAEAATPAAGALSRLSYLDTGDPQITAVIGKIRKVIGKDIPILITGETGTGKELLAQAIHNDSPRRSGSFVAVNCASIPETLIESELFGYEEGAFTGARRKGAIGKLLQANGGTLFLDEIGDMPYPLQVRLLRVLQERLVNPLGSSKSIPVDIAVICATHRDLREMIAQNRFREDLYYRLNGMVVKLPPLRERTDLSAVIQKMLQCASAESSEGQRLSVAPDVMALFEQCAWPGNFRQLGNLLRTAAAMVDADGEIRREHLPDDFFDGLRTATAPGTASTEALPLPSGRLEDVATSVIAQAVAQHGGNVSAAARALGISRNTIYRKLPLQGLSDSENAA
- a CDS encoding fatty acid desaturase, encoding MAIYLDDTQRNTLARLATSWTWRTQWPTWALIVTIYGGWFSVATHVRDLGLPLTTLLLAVLGTWYMSLQHELLHGHPTRSPFVNALLGFAPLAVCFPYGIYRDSHLRHHDDAYLTHPERDPESYFVSASAWRRAGWAIRALLTFRNTFIGRLLVGPAFAIAATGVDALRQIKRGEWRDVPVWLAHFAALAALTAWLQHVCAVPAWVFIVGVGYGSLSLGSVRSFQEHRTAHAHEHRTVVNEAAWFWRLLFLNNNYHAVHHDLPQVPWFALRKVYETSRQQYIDRSGGFLVRGYGEWLRRYAFAPIAHPVHDVTSLPVHGNPPAFTPSVARLRENFMSVVRLAEHHETHAHATAKRQATHRSL
- a CDS encoding CDP-diacylglycerol diphosphatase; this translates as MKTPTPAHRRRARFRYGARIVATLAVALAASACARLATIDSNALWKIVDLRCVPSQQATGTPGQCTAVDLDKRYAILKDIVGRSQYLLIPTDRITGIESPLVLAPHAQDYWADAWNARTYVEKSVKRDLPDNQLGLEINSQYRRSQNQLHIHIDCMRGAISEALARHAKDAPDEWHWDTLDGNRYRIMRVSALTHADNPFHIVARDNQGAGTMATQTILVTGAGPSAEKDGWLVVNSGIDVENGNGSAEGLLDHACRVADAR
- the iaaH gene encoding indoleacetamide hydrolase → MTWTVDEQLALSATQAVAAIQSGRLKAADYVATLLARAAALSSLNALTTLDLDGALAAARRIDALPAADKVRLPLAGLAIVVKDNINTAGLQTSAGTPALAGFVPKSNAPSVQRLIDAGAIILGKANMHELAFGITSTNLASHAGPVRNPYDPTLIPGGSSGGTAAAIAARIAPAGLGTDTGGSTRIPAALTGTVGFRPSVGNGGAERRYHDPDAVVPISHTRDTVGPMARTVADIALLDGVITGAGALPVLALNSLRIGLPAPLWEGLERQVEDVARAALKRLEAAGVVFVPVAMSELNGLNGMVGGPIAIHEVRDDVLAWLVANDAPVRTVVDMAARIASPDVRAIYDGVLADVLGEHYDAALSDWRPRLQQYVAATFADERLDALLFPTTRLAAVPIDDVNGSSTVSIDGSPPIDTMDAFLRNTDPASTSGIPGLSLPAGMTAGGLPVGLELDGPLGEDRRLLAIGVAFEQILGALPAPLL
- a CDS encoding aminomethyltransferase; translation: MSDTLTDVAEDRTLRHWTFHGPARVKIGSEAHKQMFCRMLLETHNPYKPAVIDWPALPPDALERLCALPIWDIAVQTEGRASIAVHTYAAQLSDPLLREAITMDGDEEARHKHVLSKLIAAYGIEIAPEPPYPVPRDAEWEWMRTGYSECIDSFFAFGLFRSAQQSGFFPEALVETFEPVIQEEARHILFFINWVAWHRRTMPLWRRPWHALRVAAIWVVLVWQRVAIAKGIDAEGMAHDSNFLPASSGVIGEAMNARDLFALCLAENDRRMSGYDARLLRPKLVPTLARLALRFMKPSRRTPT
- a CDS encoding transcriptional regulator, which gives rise to MNAHIRYKGYEVAPAAQQLPNGLFAANLTIEKTSASHAQAYSFDALDYFFDEEHALAYAFRWGRMWIDNHQ
- a CDS encoding NAD(P)H-dependent oxidoreductase, with the protein product MTSFDHSRRPLVVGIGGTTRAASSTERALGFALRGAQAAGANTRLFGGTFLHSLPHYAPEQPHRTDEQLELIEAVRHADALIIATPGYHGGVSGLVKNALDTLEELRADERPYLDGRAVGCIVTAYGWQAAGSVLTSLRSIVHALRGWPTPFGAGINTLETRFDTVDTCSDAKVVDQLATVGQQAAQFALAFNAHRTPDAAPIGSALKDTPSARLLHAV
- a CDS encoding J domain-containing protein; this translates as MATLYDTLGVPTHATDEEIKRAYRKAAMKWHPDRNGGAEEVARATFQEIKDAYAILSDAAQRKVYDSVYAEQMRGWEAQRARQQQARAEREAAARAAEEAAYAEMVSLAMRFADDGHNRDVLFGVLLGRRCEARRAAQIADSVSALQISRREAAKAKANAAADTVNAPEAADIADVSAQPETTSAKQDGATQAAQANRTAPDKRAEPAAEAHPAGVFEGLWFQFLNGLRF
- a CDS encoding arsenate reductase ArsC, which codes for MTRKYKVLFLCRENSARSIIAEALLRELAGHRFDAFSAGPEPAARVHPFAVAQLRPGISDLGVLSPKSWLEFTGEWAPRMDLVIALDDSVDARHAPAFPGAPPSCIWNFADPLAVEISESERVRLFDKVFWQIVRQVSGFIELPEYATPPSATVNAASICAPIVSAHGATTCDA
- a CDS encoding H-NS family nucleoid-associated regulatory protein; this encodes MDERKRDSMIAYLRHRMEEFGIKPEDLAAVLASEPAAKKGERYRSATGDSWDGQGEMPQWLKQAISAGQSIDHFELSAAPAPAPAPQPKKRVDWQNDPFAGSPLARSNNR